ATGGAAATGATAATGCCGTTATAGCTTTGCAGATTAAGGTTATATCAAACACACCTCAAAGAATAAAGCATAGCCTTTTATTGCCTGGTGTTCCCAATATAGGTGATGTGAAGCCGAATAACCGAAATGAATTTATAATAGATCATTATGAAGTGAGTTTATGGGTTAATTATTTGTTGAATAAAGATGAGGTGCTGAAAAGGGTTAAAACCTGGTTAAATTTTAATGATAAGCATAAAGATACAATCAATGTTTACACTGAGAAATTTGTAAAAGACGAAAAAAATAATGATCTGGATATAATTAAGGAATTAATTCGCAGCAGCGAAGAGAAATCTGAAAAAATAATAGAAAGTATTAAACAAAAAAATGAGGAAGACCTTAACAGATCTTTGCGGGAGCTTGAAAAAGCCAAATCATTAAACAGTACTATGGTGGAAAAACAGTCCAAAATAGGTCAAAAAGAAATCGTGTTTTATGCTATCTTATTATTTTCAAGCTTAATCCTGGGAGGAATACTTTTCGCTTTGATGAAAATTTCTAAAAGTTCAAATTTGTCTGGGGCTGCAGGGGGAAGCGGCTCTGGTGCGGGAGGCTCCGGTGGTGGCGGTGGAGCAGGTAAAGATTCAAAGGATTCAAGCAAAACAGGCATGGGCCTAGGTGTTGATGCAGACAAGAACCTGGATGATGAAATTACTGTAAAAGAAAGTCAGTCAGCCAGAGATTATTTTGAATTTGTTAATGAATCAAACATTTTGAAACTGGCATACTTGATTGAAAAAGACATGCCTAAAGGCGAAAAAGGTAATGCAATTTACTGGCAGAATGTGGCTGTAATAATCTCTTATTTGCCTAGCCATTTGGGCAATATTATTCTTTCCAAATTTAAAATAAGCGAACAAGCGGAGATACTACCCTATCTGGTTCATGAAACAGAATATTCTTCTGCAGACATAAGCAAACTTGAGCAAAGTTATAAAGAAAAAGTTGCCTGTCTGGTGGGTGGAAAGAATATTGTAAAACCGATATTGGATAAAATCAGCAATATCAGCAAAACCGAGTTGACTGTTGCTTTATCGGAGAAATATCCGGATATACTGGTAGAGATAAGAGATATGATTATATTATTTGATGATATTTTGGAGTTGTCAGAGACGGATATCATAACTTTATTTATGGAAGTGGACGTAAATGTTATCGCTTTGAGTATTATAGATAATCCCAAGGAAACAAGAGACAGATTAATCGGTTATATGCCGGAAGGCCTGCAGGTCATGTTAAATGAAGTACTGGACCTTCGCAAAGGGAATGTTGCGAAAATAGAAATTACAAATGCCCAGGAAACAA
This genomic window from Candidatus Margulisiibacteriota bacterium contains:
- a CDS encoding FliG C-terminal domain-containing protein, with the protein product MGKFIISTHKVYSLTFVIFISLFLLSNIYAVDALDITKNHEYYKDVKYVAGNGILPLYVDNKFNLDMKLNKTEVLFASMVISGVSLDYKTQNPYFQDFDAKSKIYPYLQTAVEKGYIEVNAKQLTKNITVEQAINIMNKIFKKVEYNGGSGSDSVTRKIFINILNKTPGYKEMVAKYSEDIETFKEKQISKVLNSYVKGEDTSLDSLRLSTYQKENSKLEKIYFSILSDEESDYQQMYEDPSIESLDVLDEKVNKALLLFYEAKYWNVIKECNDVLKIKPDHVGALSLKGSAYYKLQDYAKAKKYWKKGALFEPENENILYFLSESESTVMDGERKSIRDISFENSSEILSYQKVKENEIQNLLDKLYGNDNAVIALQIKVISNTPQRIKHSLLLPGVPNIGDVKPNNRNEFIIDHYEVSLWVNYLLNKDEVLKRVKTWLNFNDKHKDTINVYTEKFVKDEKNNDLDIIKELIRSSEEKSEKIIESIKQKNEEDLNRSLRELEKAKSLNSTMVEKQSKIGQKEIVFYAILLFSSLILGGILFALMKISKSSNLSGAAGGSGSGAGGSGGGGGAGKDSKDSSKTGMGLGVDADKNLDDEITVKESQSARDYFEFVNESNILKLAYLIEKDMPKGEKGNAIYWQNVAVIISYLPSHLGNIILSKFKISEQAEILPYLVHETEYSSADISKLEQSYKEKVACLVGGKNIVKPILDKISNISKTELTVALSEKYPDILVEIRDMIILFDDILELSETDIITLFMEVDVNVIALSIIDNPKETRDRLIGYMPEGLQVMLNEVLDLRKGNVAKIEITNAQETIIKTAKILNHMGIIQMVQKQFNKNKIESDDKKIDELFQV